From a region of the Triticum aestivum cultivar Chinese Spring chromosome 7D, IWGSC CS RefSeq v2.1, whole genome shotgun sequence genome:
- the LOC123170977 gene encoding dihydropyrimidinase-like has translation MRKQLLSYSMHIDFVIPVNGNLTAGLESYEHKAEKAAMDYGFHMAITKWNDEVSREMEVMVKEHGGCILSSAFLDYSVHDEHPRCQIFSSFLQLEGEATSREIRLAKFVNTTLYVVHVMSTDAMEEIAKAKREGQRVIGEPVVSGLVLDDSWLWDPDFATASKYVMSPPIREAGHNKALQAALSSGILQLVGTDHCTFNSTQKAFGSDDFRKIPNGVNGIEERMHIIWDSMVETGKITVTDYVRVTSTECAKIFNIYPRKGAILEGSDADIIILNPKRSFAMGTRTHHSRSDTNVYEGRKGKGMVEVTISRGRVVWEDGLNKGNCVLSLQMEAGKGISPANTTRGIVQQKLDSGRVQKRIASRS, from the exons ATGCGTAAACAGCTCCTAAGCTACTCTATGCACATCGACTTTGTCATTCCAGTGAACGGGAACTTGACTGCGGGCTTGGAATCCTACGAACACAAAGCAGAAAAGGCTGCTATGGACTATGGATTTCACATGGCCattaccaagtggaatgatgaggtTTCGAGGGAAATGGAAGTGATGGTCAAGGAACATGGTGGGTGCATACTCTCTTCTGCATTCTTGGACTATTCTGTTCATGACGAACATCCTCGGTGCCAAATTTTCTCTTCTTTTCTGCAGTTGGAAGGCGAGGCAACTTCACGGGAAATTCGATTAGCAAAATTCGTCAATACAACGTTGTATGTTGTTCATGTGATGAGTACTGATGCAATGGAAGAGATTGCCAAGGCTAAAAGAGAAG GTCAGAGAGTCATCGGGGAACCTGTGGTATCTGGGCTAGTCCTTGATGATTCTTGGCTTTGGGATCCTGACTTTGCAACTGCTTCAAA GTATGTGATGAGTCCTCCAATCCGGGAAGCAGGGCATAATAAAGCACTTCAAGCTGCTCTTTCATCAGGAATATTACAG CTTGTGGGAACTGATCATTGCACCTTCAATTCCACTCAGAAAGCTTTCGGTTCTGATGATTTCAGGAAGATTCCCAATGGCGTAAATG GTATTGAAGAAAGGATGCATATAATTTGGGATAGCATGGTG GAGACCGGCAAGATCACAGTCACCGATTATGTGAGAGTGACAAGCACAGAATG TGCcaagatcttcaacatataccctCGCAAAGGAGCAATCCTCGAGGGATCTGATGCAGACATCATCATCCTGAACCCCAAGAGGAGCTTCGCGATGGGCACGCGCACACACCATTCGAGGTCCGACACGAACGTGTACGAGGGCAGAAAAGGAAAG GGAATGGTAGAAGTGACCATCTCAAGAGGGCGAGTGGTGTGGGAGGATGGCTTGAACAAAGGAAACTGTGTTTTGTCATTGCAAATGGAAGCTGGCAAAGGCATCTCTCCGGCGAACACGACACGCGGGATCGTACAGCAGAAGTTGGATTCTGGGCGCGTCCAGAAGCGGATCGCCAGCCGATCCTGA